Genomic DNA from Actinomycetota bacterium:
GCCGATCGATCGCCTCGGTCTCCACCTGCAGCCCCAGCTCGATCATCTCCTTCGGGCTCTCCCCGCTCCGCAACGCATCGAGCCGCTGGAGGTTGGGGTGGCCCTCGAGGTACAGGATCCGGTCGATCAGCTCCTCGGCGTCCCGCATCTCATCCATCGACCGGTCGCGGAACACCGTGGCCAAGCCGGGCAGGCCCCACCCCTCCAACATCTTCGCGTTCAGGAAGTACTGGTTGACCGCGGTCAGCTCCGCGGTCAGTACCTCGTTGAGCAGCTCCACCACATCGCTGTCGCCCTGCACCCCACCCTCCCAGCCTTGTGAGACGGTCGAACCTACACCGCAGCCTCCACCGGGGCAGGCTCCGACGCCCGCGCAAGCCGACGCCGGATCTCGGCGGCGGTCAGGTCTTGTTCGGCGGGCAAGCCGTGCTCGCGGAGCAACCGCCGTAGCTCCGGCAGGCACCCCCCGCAGCGGCTACCCACGCCGCAGACCTCGGCGAGCGCACATGCCTCCGTCGCTCCGGACGCGATCGCATCACGGACCTCGCGGTCGGACACGACGCGACAGTGACACACGATCACGCCGACCCCTCCCCACCCCGGGCGACACGACGCTCCCGCACGACGATCTCCGCCGTCGCGAACGCGACCGGTCGGCGCCACAAGGCGAAGGGATCGTGCACGGCCGCGACCTCCCGAGCCGACTCAGGACCGTCCTACCCATCATGGTAACGAGGAATCTTAGGTTCACCTAACCTAATGCTGCGGCCATGCGATCGGCGTCCGGCCGCCGGCCGAACGTGTACAGCAGTGGGAGGGCGCACCCGTAGGTGTCGTTCCCCAACGACAGTCTGCTGGATCAGTCGAGTGCTAGGACGTGGCGCAGGGCCTGGTCGATGTCCCGCATGGTCGTCGGGCTGAGCATGCCGCG
This window encodes:
- the bfr gene encoding bacterioferritin, which produces MQGDSDVVELLNEVLTAELTAVNQYFLNAKMLEGWGLPGLATVFRDRSMDEMRDAEELIDRILYLEGHPNLQRLDALRSGESPKEMIELGLQVETEAIDRLRRGVELALDKGDIGTREMLAGMLTDEEEHANYLESQLDAIELVGLQNYLARYTTPEST
- a CDS encoding (2Fe-2S)-binding protein; the protein is MIVCHCRVVSDREVRDAIASGATEACALAEVCGVGSRCGGCLPELRRLLREHGLPAEQDLTAAEIRRRLARASEPAPVEAAV